The Flectobacillus major DSM 103 genome has a window encoding:
- a CDS encoding cytochrome-c peroxidase produces MKKCLSILAVVSVVLMSFQYGMQENEPTNKVALGEKLFFDPILSSKKTLSCASCHKPELAFADTVQFSTGVDGAPTDRNTPSAMNLAGRIHLFWDGRSNSLEEQAIQPIISPIEMNLPIEQAVARLNEDKVYSRAFKKIYKSQATEKLLGDALAAYQKTLETANTPYDRYINGDDSAMSAEAIRGRLLFIGKANCSNCHAGEDFTADRFKNIGLFDGKKLNDIGRFKITKDSSHLGHFKVPGLRNVAITPPYMHNGMFKTLREVIEYYNQPDAIVRNGINRDLSLSAPLNLTKSEIADLEAFLRALTDDRFLKK; encoded by the coding sequence GAAAAAGTGTTTGAGCATACTTGCGGTGGTGAGTGTTGTATTGATGAGTTTTCAATATGGTATGCAGGAAAACGAACCAACAAACAAAGTAGCATTAGGGGAAAAGTTATTTTTTGACCCTATATTGTCTTCTAAAAAAACACTTAGTTGTGCTTCTTGCCACAAACCAGAACTGGCTTTTGCCGATACCGTTCAGTTTAGTACAGGCGTAGATGGAGCTCCGACCGACAGAAATACCCCCTCTGCTATGAATCTGGCAGGCCGAATCCACTTATTTTGGGATGGTCGCTCCAACTCGCTGGAAGAGCAAGCCATACAACCCATTATTTCACCAATCGAAATGAATCTCCCTATTGAACAGGCCGTAGCACGACTCAATGAGGACAAAGTATATAGTAGAGCGTTCAAGAAAATTTATAAATCACAAGCCACCGAAAAACTTTTGGGTGATGCCTTGGCCGCTTACCAGAAAACACTCGAAACAGCCAATACACCTTACGACCGCTATATCAATGGCGACGACTCGGCCATGAGTGCCGAGGCCATTCGAGGCAGGCTTTTGTTTATTGGTAAAGCTAATTGCTCTAATTGTCACGCTGGCGAAGATTTCACGGCAGATAGGTTCAAGAATATTGGCCTATTCGACGGCAAAAAGCTAAATGATATTGGTCGATTTAAAATAACCAAAGATTCTAGCCATTTGGGGCATTTTAAAGTACCAGGGCTTAGAAATGTGGCCATTACACCGCCGTATATGCACAATGGTATGTTTAAAACCCTCAGAGAGGTTATAGAATATTATAACCAGCCCGATGCCATTGTAAGGAATGGTATCAACCGTGATTTGTCGTTGAGTGCTCCGCTCAACCTAACCAAAAGTGAAATAGCTGATTTAGAGGCTTTTTTAAGGGCTCTTACCGACGATAGATTTTTGAAAAAGTAA
- a CDS encoding peroxiredoxin family protein, giving the protein MKSNFLKGACQVSLLSLSLASVSFATEKPILKEGKWRGEFKVNETRVPFNFEIKGKSIESATLTLLNGSRRDDFQVKTIAGDSIFVKMNTYDAALVGKIDENGAFKGVYKSLVPNFRGNSLPFVAEYGKTYRFVEPGQNQKPVTNVSGKWNVKIISKDPNAANSVALLEQKGNKLTGVLMTVVGDTRELEGTIQGNEFRLSGFTGPSPVAIRGKINDDLTSISDGEISFGIYVTQKFEAVKDNKATLPDPYKLTFLKEGYKKLDFTFPDLTGKQVSLSDDKYKGKVVIVEIIGTWCPNCTDQTRFLSPWFKANKHRGVEAIAIGFEQKDDLEYAKYTLGKLRDFFGIEYDILFGGIADKKVATEKLAALNRMAAFPTTIIIDRNGDVREIYTGYTGEITGKYFKDYTKKFNKVLDALIAEPNPYEKATITTASLK; this is encoded by the coding sequence ATGAAAAGTAATTTTCTAAAAGGAGCGTGTCAGGTCTCGCTACTTAGTTTGTCGTTGGCAAGTGTATCTTTTGCCACCGAAAAGCCCATCCTGAAAGAAGGAAAATGGCGTGGAGAATTTAAAGTAAATGAAACGCGTGTACCTTTTAATTTTGAAATAAAAGGTAAATCTATCGAATCAGCTACTTTGACTTTACTGAACGGTAGCCGCCGAGATGACTTTCAGGTAAAAACTATTGCAGGCGATAGCATTTTTGTAAAGATGAATACTTATGATGCAGCTTTGGTAGGCAAAATAGATGAAAATGGAGCTTTTAAAGGGGTTTACAAAAGCCTTGTTCCTAACTTCAGAGGCAACTCGCTGCCATTTGTGGCTGAGTATGGCAAAACGTATCGGTTTGTAGAACCTGGCCAAAACCAAAAACCTGTAACCAACGTATCTGGAAAATGGAACGTCAAAATCATTAGTAAAGACCCCAATGCAGCTAATTCGGTAGCTCTTTTAGAACAAAAAGGCAATAAACTTACAGGCGTTTTGATGACCGTTGTAGGCGATACCCGTGAGCTCGAGGGAACAATCCAAGGAAATGAATTTCGTCTTTCAGGTTTTACAGGGCCTAGTCCAGTGGCTATCAGAGGCAAAATCAATGACGATTTAACATCTATTAGCGATGGTGAAATCAGTTTTGGAATTTATGTTACCCAAAAATTTGAAGCCGTAAAAGATAATAAAGCAACATTACCAGACCCTTATAAGTTGACTTTTCTGAAAGAAGGATATAAGAAATTAGATTTTACCTTTCCTGATTTGACAGGTAAGCAGGTTTCATTGAGCGATGACAAATACAAAGGCAAAGTGGTGATTGTAGAAATAATTGGAACATGGTGTCCTAATTGTACCGACCAAACCCGCTTTTTGTCACCTTGGTTCAAGGCCAACAAACACCGTGGTGTCGAAGCTATTGCTATTGGATTTGAACAAAAAGATGATTTGGAATATGCCAAATATACTTTAGGAAAACTTCGTGATTTTTTTGGCATTGAATACGATATTCTTTTTGGAGGAATTGCCGATAAAAAAGTAGCAACCGAAAAACTCGCTGCACTTAACAGAATGGCGGCTTTCCCAACAACCATTATTATCGACAGAAACGGTGATGTTCGTGAAATATACACAGGTTATACAGGTGAAATTACAGGCAAGTATTTTAAAGATTATACCAAGAAATTCAACAAAGTGCTAGATGCCCTTATTGCAGAGCCTAATCCCTACGAAAAGGCTACTATCACAACCGCTAGTCTGAAATAG
- a CDS encoding TonB-dependent receptor, producing MGKKTTILYLLLSLFGLNQGFSQQKVVTGKVTSQEDNSPLIGVSVVIKGTNTGTTTTPNGTFRLNYLKGSTLVFSFIGYQTKEVPITSGSEINISLSPSINTLGEVQVVGSRNANRTKLDSPVPVDVVNIKQLQESAPQVTITQILQYVAPSFHSAESSGGDAASATNLAQLRGLSVDQVLVLVNGKRRHKSSNINFGGNGNGSTGYDLNALPTASIERIEVLRDGAAAQYGSDAIAGVINIVLKKNTDNLLVSTTGGVRYSGDGEFTRSSINYGFKTGENGGFVNLTAEFGTQGIAEPVGGGDNGLYTGPIYGGGAGVRDYDAIFTKEIDEAILAKRGLTRKYFNQRSGPNRQKDALTFFNAALPLSNGAEFYAFGGLSYRNSEFTAVRRLPGWGTRNNTFIYPDGFLPAIELGILDKSLAVGIRGKVRGWSVDFSNVYGGNSFTNRVTHSLNASLGLKTPKNFFAGAYGASQNTTSLDFSQYFDKVLHGLNIAFGAQYRVETYYVEKGEPNSYIKADTRTIYDIDTTYQGIPYLQEAGQTALNGTAAGSQIYPGFRPESETNVSRSIVSAYLDLETNITPSWTLSGALRVENFSDFGNVLTGKAATRYQFAPWLAIRGSVSSGFRAPDLAQFYYTAVSTSFLGGVGVDILTASNVSAAARALGIPSLTPEKSRGYTLGFTSKASRNIELSIDAYSIDIDDRIVQTGNFSSSAANLPADLKAAFAATGANQANFFYNAISSRTRGIDITSSYKAQIGNGNFTFIAAANFGKNEIRKINTPKGLEAFVDVIVSPTEKVRVESSIPQRKISLQGLYAIDRWNFLLRTVHFGDVNVATNFGGGNIFYQNFSPKWITDVSAGYKISPTIQVTAGINNVFNVLADYTDQLVAGRRIATPGGGQFVSTGGRAFVRLAATF from the coding sequence ATGGGCAAAAAAACTACAATTTTATATTTGCTTTTGTCTTTATTCGGCTTGAATCAAGGCTTTTCACAGCAAAAAGTGGTTACTGGAAAAGTAACATCACAAGAAGATAATTCACCACTGATTGGCGTATCGGTGGTTATCAAAGGAACAAACACAGGAACTACAACAACGCCCAACGGAACATTTAGGCTGAATTACCTGAAGGGGTCTACGTTGGTTTTCTCATTTATTGGTTATCAAACCAAAGAAGTACCCATTACATCAGGAAGTGAAATAAACATATCGTTGAGCCCTTCTATAAATACTTTGGGTGAAGTACAGGTTGTGGGGTCACGTAATGCCAATCGTACCAAGCTCGACTCGCCTGTACCAGTCGATGTGGTCAATATCAAGCAATTACAAGAGTCTGCTCCGCAGGTTACTATTACTCAAATATTACAATATGTAGCACCATCGTTTCATTCGGCCGAAAGTAGCGGGGGCGATGCTGCCAGTGCAACCAACTTGGCTCAGCTAAGAGGCTTGTCGGTTGACCAAGTCTTGGTATTGGTCAATGGCAAACGACGACACAAAAGTTCTAATATCAATTTTGGTGGCAATGGCAACGGTTCGACAGGCTATGACCTCAACGCTTTGCCTACGGCTTCGATTGAACGAATTGAGGTGCTTCGTGACGGTGCTGCCGCACAGTATGGCTCAGACGCTATTGCGGGTGTAATCAATATTGTTTTGAAAAAAAATACCGACAATCTATTGGTTAGTACAACAGGGGGCGTAAGGTATTCGGGCGATGGCGAATTTACGAGAAGTAGTATCAATTATGGTTTTAAAACAGGCGAAAATGGAGGCTTCGTCAATTTAACAGCCGAATTTGGTACACAAGGTATTGCCGAGCCTGTAGGTGGTGGCGACAATGGCTTGTACACAGGCCCAATTTATGGTGGTGGTGCTGGTGTTAGAGACTACGATGCCATTTTTACCAAAGAAATAGACGAAGCTATTTTAGCAAAAAGAGGTTTGACCCGAAAATATTTTAACCAAAGGAGTGGTCCCAACCGTCAAAAAGATGCTTTAACGTTCTTCAATGCAGCTTTGCCATTGAGCAACGGAGCCGAATTTTATGCTTTTGGGGGATTGAGTTACCGCAACTCTGAGTTTACAGCCGTACGTCGTCTTCCGGGCTGGGGTACACGCAACAATACATTTATTTATCCAGATGGCTTTTTACCAGCAATTGAACTAGGTATTTTAGACAAATCATTGGCTGTCGGAATTCGTGGAAAAGTACGAGGGTGGTCGGTTGATTTTTCCAATGTATATGGAGGCAATAGCTTTACCAATCGAGTAACACATTCGTTGAATGCAAGTTTGGGTTTGAAAACCCCCAAGAATTTTTTTGCTGGAGCGTATGGAGCAAGCCAAAATACCACTAGCTTAGATTTTAGCCAATATTTTGATAAAGTTTTGCATGGGCTCAATATTGCTTTTGGGGCACAGTATCGAGTAGAAACCTACTATGTAGAAAAAGGTGAACCCAACTCATATATCAAAGCCGACACCCGAACCATTTACGACATAGATACTACTTATCAGGGTATTCCTTATTTACAAGAAGCTGGCCAAACAGCCCTCAATGGTACTGCCGCTGGCTCGCAAATTTACCCTGGGTTTAGGCCAGAAAGCGAAACCAATGTTTCTCGTTCTATTGTATCGGCCTATTTGGATTTAGAAACCAACATTACTCCTAGCTGGACACTTTCAGGAGCATTACGTGTCGAAAACTTCTCAGATTTTGGAAACGTACTAACAGGCAAAGCGGCTACTCGTTATCAGTTTGCTCCTTGGTTAGCTATTCGTGGCTCGGTTAGTTCGGGTTTTCGTGCTCCTGATTTAGCCCAGTTTTATTATACAGCGGTTTCCACTTCGTTTTTGGGTGGGGTTGGGGTCGATATTTTAACGGCCTCTAATGTAAGTGCGGCAGCTCGTGCTTTGGGTATTCCGAGTTTGACACCCGAAAAATCAAGAGGATATACCCTTGGATTTACCTCAAAAGCGAGTCGCAATATTGAACTTTCTATTGATGCTTATTCGATTGATATTGATGATAGAATTGTACAAACAGGTAACTTTAGCTCAAGTGCTGCGAATTTGCCAGCCGACCTAAAAGCTGCCTTTGCTGCTACTGGGGCTAATCAGGCCAATTTCTTTTATAATGCCATCAGCTCTCGAACTCGTGGAATAGATATTACCTCTAGCTATAAGGCCCAAATAGGCAATGGTAATTTTACCTTTATTGCGGCGGCTAATTTTGGCAAAAATGAAATTCGCAAAATCAACACTCCCAAGGGTCTTGAAGCTTTTGTAGATGTAATTGTAAGTCCAACCGAAAAGGTGCGTGTTGAATCGTCTATTCCACAAAGGAAAATTAGTTTGCAAGGATTATATGCTATTGACCGCTGGAATTTCTTGTTGAGAACTGTACATTTTGGCGATGTTAATGTGGCAACCAACTTTGGCGGGGGTAATATTTTCTACCAAAACTTTAGTCCTAAATGGATTACCGATGTGTCGGCAGGATACAAAATTTCACCAACTATACAGGTTACTGCGGGTATAAACAATGTGTTCAACGTATTGGCCGATTATACCGACCAGTTAGTGGCTGGCCGACGTATTGCCACACCAGGAGGGGGGCAATTTGTATCGACAGGTGGTCGTGCATTTGTGCGTTTGGCAGCTACTTTTTAG
- a CDS encoding DUF4397 domain-containing protein, whose product MTIHSKYLWGIISIIALSLTSCKKSYLDFQEEGEPLSAKIRFVNARNNGASIHFWTYITRVTSSLVTQNQSTNYINTQFGDVQISFSEGSNSTLKASTQFGNAATFGASGGPNGPIPDYYHTVFAIRKKNSVTNDSLILFYDDLVAPAAGKAKVRFVHLAPLVSDIRVKANSNTLFNSIAYGRAGNSIIAGTGLSAYSLGPFVSVDAGTLRFELTKIANESNLALARQEIAVQEGKIYTIYLSGVTDTALTLNSFTHN is encoded by the coding sequence ATGACAATTCATTCAAAATATCTTTGGGGTATTATTTCTATTATTGCTCTTTCTTTGACATCCTGCAAAAAATCATACCTCGATTTTCAGGAAGAAGGCGAACCTCTTTCGGCAAAAATCCGCTTTGTTAATGCACGAAATAATGGTGCTTCAATACACTTTTGGACATACATTACGCGTGTAACAAGTAGTTTAGTAACTCAAAACCAATCCACTAATTATATCAATACTCAGTTTGGTGATGTCCAGATCAGTTTTTCAGAAGGAAGCAATAGTACCTTAAAGGCATCAACTCAGTTTGGCAATGCCGCTACATTTGGAGCGTCGGGTGGCCCCAATGGCCCTATTCCAGATTATTACCACACGGTTTTTGCTATTAGAAAGAAAAACTCGGTAACTAACGATTCCTTGATTTTATTTTATGATGACTTGGTTGCTCCTGCTGCTGGTAAAGCCAAAGTACGATTTGTGCATCTGGCTCCGTTGGTAAGCGATATTAGGGTAAAAGCCAATAGTAATACGTTGTTCAATAGTATTGCTTATGGCCGTGCAGGAAACTCGATTATTGCTGGAACAGGCTTGAGTGCCTATTCGCTTGGGCCATTTGTGAGTGTCGATGCTGGAACTTTACGTTTTGAGCTTACCAAAATTGCCAACGAAAGTAATTTGGCATTAGCTCGACAAGAAATAGCCGTTCAAGAAGGGAAGATTTATACCATTTATCTGAGTGGTGTTACCGACACAGCTCTTACCCTAAATAGCTTTACTCATAACTGA
- a CDS encoding tetratricopeptide repeat protein, translated as MNQSTQQQLLKGQVFRILLGIVWYWLASYGPITQAQTFDFTPGLQNAYTEVTKFKIPHARQLLAKEPSNNGIKIWLDDLADMITVYANESEGDYDNLYDKADERLDMLEDIDPKSPYNRLLRAEIKFHWALVQMKLGHETKAGMNVIGAYKLLEENKKLFPSFTPTNKILGVIHVLIGSVPENYRWITKILGLKGNIDQGVHELELASQDKIFGTEARFYKLFVQSYILPINDRVRNEVADYIQKNPESLSAVFLGVAIAEKDNKSEQAWRILQKIPTTQGYLVLPIFDLYTGDIYLQKGQYDKAEVYYSNYLKKFRGHSFIKDAHYKLFLCNWLGVEDNKAKGYLLQINNVGKKLSESDKAAQKFYETYAKTKSLPNKALIKARFATDGGYYKEALEYINDLSESVCTSTIEKAEYNFRKGKILQNLNDTDQAITLFERSVTLASNLDTHFGASSSLQLGYIFQKRKDNKKAIGWFEKAISYKKHEYKNSIDNKAQAALTELKE; from the coding sequence ATGAATCAAAGCACACAACAACAACTCCTTAAAGGTCAAGTTTTCCGTATTTTATTAGGCATTGTATGGTATTGGTTGGCTAGTTATGGCCCTATTACCCAAGCTCAAACGTTTGATTTTACGCCTGGTTTGCAGAATGCTTACACCGAGGTTACCAAATTCAAGATTCCACACGCCCGACAGCTATTAGCCAAAGAACCTTCCAATAATGGTATCAAAATTTGGCTCGACGACCTTGCCGATATGATTACCGTTTATGCCAATGAAAGTGAAGGTGATTATGATAACCTATACGACAAAGCCGACGAACGATTAGATATGCTCGAAGATATTGACCCAAAATCGCCATACAATCGCTTGCTTCGTGCCGAAATCAAATTTCACTGGGCTTTGGTTCAAATGAAACTTGGCCACGAAACCAAGGCAGGCATGAATGTTATTGGTGCTTATAAGCTATTGGAAGAAAATAAAAAATTATTCCCTTCTTTTACTCCTACCAACAAAATCCTTGGCGTAATACATGTTTTGATTGGCTCTGTTCCCGAAAATTATCGTTGGATTACCAAAATATTAGGTCTCAAAGGTAATATAGACCAAGGTGTTCATGAATTAGAATTGGCAAGTCAAGACAAAATTTTTGGTACAGAAGCTCGTTTTTATAAACTATTTGTACAAAGCTATATATTGCCCATCAACGACCGTGTAAGAAACGAGGTAGCCGACTACATACAAAAAAATCCAGAAAGCTTATCGGCTGTGTTTTTGGGTGTGGCCATTGCCGAAAAAGATAATAAAAGTGAGCAGGCATGGCGTATTCTTCAAAAAATTCCTACTACACAAGGGTATTTGGTATTACCTATTTTTGATTTGTACACAGGGGATATTTATTTGCAAAAAGGCCAATACGACAAAGCAGAGGTATATTATAGCAATTATCTTAAAAAATTTAGAGGGCATAGCTTTATCAAAGATGCTCACTATAAGTTGTTTCTTTGCAATTGGCTAGGCGTTGAAGACAACAAGGCGAAGGGCTATTTATTACAAATCAATAATGTAGGAAAAAAGCTATCAGAGTCGGATAAGGCTGCTCAAAAGTTTTATGAAACATACGCTAAAACCAAAAGTTTACCTAATAAAGCTTTAATCAAAGCTCGATTTGCTACCGATGGCGGTTACTATAAAGAAGCCCTAGAATATATTAACGACCTTTCAGAAAGTGTATGTACTAGCACTATCGAAAAAGCTGAATATAATTTTAGAAAAGGCAAAATTTTACAAAATCTCAACGATACCGACCAAGCTATTACACTTTTTGAACGAAGTGTAACTTTGGCGAGTAATCTTGATACCCATTTTGGAGCAAGTTCATCTTTACAATTGGGCTATATTTTTCAAAAACGAAAAGATAATAAAAAAGCTATTGGATGGTTTGAAAAGGCTATTTCCTACAAAAAACACGAATACAAAAACTCAATAGACAACAAAGCTCAGGCGGCTTTAACAGAATTAAAAGAGTAA
- a CDS encoding redoxin domain-containing protein: MSTNQLNYIHLNWDRNFPLKTYKKPNRASLLKVGDRFPSLTLDKNALILQHIPYNFDNQPPVHLRRLMNRKPLVISFLSGGWNGYGLKHLQKLVEAYHEILHFGGNLLVVVQATQKEVKEMVQHFDIPFNLLADPHNQLAAQLGLYQPEFPIWERIAGISDDVILPATYVISASEKVVYASVDHNFDKPFKATEMLASVFGASKNIPVVIMQELAA; this comes from the coding sequence ATGAGCACTAATCAATTAAACTATATACATTTGAATTGGGACAGAAATTTTCCTTTAAAAACCTATAAGAAACCTAATCGTGCTTCTTTATTGAAAGTAGGAGATAGATTTCCAAGTTTGACATTAGATAAAAATGCTTTAATCTTACAGCATATTCCTTATAATTTTGACAACCAACCACCAGTGCATTTACGCAGATTGATGAATCGTAAGCCACTGGTTATTAGTTTTTTGTCGGGAGGATGGAACGGCTATGGCCTAAAACACCTTCAGAAATTAGTAGAAGCGTATCATGAAATATTACATTTTGGCGGAAACTTATTGGTAGTTGTACAAGCTACACAAAAAGAAGTAAAAGAAATGGTTCAGCATTTTGATATTCCTTTCAACCTACTGGCCGACCCTCATAACCAACTAGCAGCACAGCTAGGTTTGTATCAGCCCGAGTTTCCTATCTGGGAACGTATTGCTGGTATTTCGGACGATGTAATTTTGCCTGCTACGTATGTTATTTCGGCAAGTGAAAAAGTAGTGTATGCCTCTGTTGACCACAACTTCGACAAACCTTTTAAGGCTACCGAAATGTTAGCGTCGGTGTTTGGTGCAAGCAAAAATATTCCTGTTGTAATTATGCAAGAACTGGCTGCTTAA